One genomic window of Anas acuta chromosome 14, bAnaAcu1.1, whole genome shotgun sequence includes the following:
- the KIF3A gene encoding kinesin-like protein KIF3A isoform X3: protein MPINKAEKLDRPESCDNVKVVVRCRPLNEREKATGYKMAVSVDEMRGTITVHKTDSSNEPPKTFTFDTVFGPESKQLDVYNLTARPIIDSVLEGYNGTIFAYGQTGTGKTFTMEGVRAVPELRGIIPNSFAHIFGHIAKAEGDTRFLVRVSYLEIYNEEVRDLLGKDQTQRLEVKERPDVGVYIKDLSAYVVNNADDMDRIMTLGHKNRSVGATNMNEHSSRSHAIFTITIECSEKGVDGNMHVRMGKLHLVDLAGSERQAKTGATGQRLKEATKINLSLSTLGNVISALVDGKSTHVPYRNSKLTRLLQDSLGGNSKTMMCANIGPADYNYDETISTLRYANRAKNIKNKARINEDPKDALLRQFQKEIEELKKKLEEGEEISGSETSSSEEEDEDDDGEIGEDGEKRKKRRGSSSSSSSDSTCSVIEKPLDKSFTNQAGKKKVSPDKMVEMQAKIEEERKALETKLDMEEEERNKARAELEKREKDLLKAQQEHQTLLEKLSALEKKVIVGGVDLLAKAEEQEKLLEESNMELEERRKRAEQLRKELEEKEQERLDIEEKYTSLQEEAQGKTKKLKKVWTMLMAAKSEMADLQQEHQREIEGLLENIRQLSRELRLQMLIIDNFIPQDYQEMIENYVHWNEDIGEWQLKCVAYTGNNMRKQTPVLDKKEKDPFEVDLSHVYLAYTEESLRQSLMKLERPRTSKGRSRPKTGRRKRSAKPGAVIDSLLQ, encoded by the exons ATGCCg ATCAACAAGGCCGAGAAGCTGGACAGGCCGGAGAGCTGCGACAATGTCAAGGTGGTTGTCCGCTGCCGGCCCCTCAACGAGCGAGAGAAGGCGACGGGCTACAAGATGGCAGTCAGCGTGGACGAGATGAGGGGGACGATAACGGTTCACAAAACAGACTCGTCCAATGAGCCGCCCAAAACCTTCACGTTTGACACGGTGTTTGGGCCAGAGAGCAAGCAGCTGGATGTCTACAACCTAACTGCAAGGCCGATTATTGACTCCGTCTTGGAAGGATACAATG GCACTATTTTTGCGTATGGGCAAACTGGAACAGGCAAGACTTTTACCATGGAAGGGGTCAGAGCAGTTCCTGAGCTTAGAGGCATCATTCCGAATTCCTTTGCACATATATTTGGTCACATTGCCAAAGCTGAGGGGGATACAAG GTTTTTAGTTCGTGTGTCTTACCTGGAAATTTACAATGAAGAAGTGCGGGACCTGCTAGGAAAAGACCAGACGCAGAGGTTGGAG GTTAAAGAGAGACCTGATGTGGGAGTTTATATCAAAGACCTTTCAGCTTATGTCGTAAACAATGCAGATGATATGGACAGGATCATGACTCTGGGCCACAAGAACC GTTCCGTTGGTGCCACAAACATGAATGAGCACAGTTCCCGTTCGCACGCCATCTTCACCATCACCATCGAGTGCAGCGAGAAGGGGGTTGATGGAAACATGCATGTGCGCATGGGCAAGCTGCACCTGGTCGATCTTGCT GGCTCGGAAAGACAGGCAAAAACTGGAGCAACGGGGCAGCGACTGAAAGAAGCTACAAAGATCAACCTTTCTCTTTCCACACTGGGCAACGTCATCTCAGCACTGGTGGATGGCAAGAGCACTCATGTGCCCTACCGTAACTCCAAGCTTACACGGCTCCTTCAGGATTCCCTGGGGGGCAACTCCAAAACCATGATG TGTGCAAACATTGGCCCAGCAGACTACAACTATGATGAGACTATCAGCACTCTCAGGTACGCAAACCGAGCCAAGAATATTAAGAACAAGGCCAGGATTAACGAAGACCCCAAGGATGCTTTGCTGCGTCagtttcaaaaagaaattgaagagcTTAAGAAAAAACTGGAAGAAG GGGAAGAGATATCTGGTTCTGAGACGAGCTCTTCTGAAGAagaggatgaagatgatgatgggGAGATCGGAGAGGACGGAGAGAAGCGGAAGAAACGACGGG gcagtagcagcagcagtagtTCAGACTCCACATGCTCTGTCATAGAGAAACCTCTGGATAAGTCCTTCACTA ATCAAGCAG gcaaaaagaaagttTCCCCTGATAAGATGGTAGAGATGCAAGCAAAGAttgaagaggagagaaaagctcTTGAAACTAAGCTTGAtatggaagaagaagaaagaaataaagccaGAGCTGAactggagaagagagaaaaagatttgcTTAAAGCTCA ACAAGAGCACCAGACCCTGTTGGAGAAACTGTCTGCGTTGGAGAAAAAGGTGATTGTAGGAGGAGTGGACTTGCTGGcaaaagcagaagaacaagaaaagcttCTGGAAGAATCAAATATGGAGTTGGAAGAACGAAGGAAGAGAGCAGAACAGCTTCGCAAGGAGCttgaggagaaggag CAAGAACGCTTGGACATTGAGGAGAAGTACACCAGCCTCCAGGAAGAAGCACAGGGGAAAACCAAAAAACTGAAGAAAGTTTGGACCATGCTTATGGCTGCAAAATCAGAG ATGGCAGATCTGCAACAAGAGCATCAGAGAGAGATTGAAGGCTTATTAGAGAATATTCGACAGCTGAGCAGGGAGCTTCGTCTTCAGATGCTTATCATAGACAACTTCATTCCTCAGGACTACCAG GAAATGATCGAAAACTATGTTCACTGGAATGAAGACATTGGAGAATGGCAGCTG aaatgtgtTGCATATACCGGAAACAATATGAGGAAACAGACTCCTGTCCtggacaaaaaggaaaaagat CCCTTTGAGGTGGATCTTTCCCATGTTTACTTAGCTTACACGGAAGAAAGCTTGAGGCAATCTCTGATGAAACTGGAGAGGCCAAGGACTTCAAAAGGAAGATCTAGGCCCAAGACTGGTAGAAG AAAACGTTCTGCAAAGCCAGGAGCTGTCATTGACTCCCTGCTGCAGTAG
- the KIF3A gene encoding kinesin-like protein KIF3A isoform X1: MPINKAEKLDRPESCDNVKVVVRCRPLNEREKATGYKMAVSVDEMRGTITVHKTDSSNEPPKTFTFDTVFGPESKQLDVYNLTARPIIDSVLEGYNGTIFAYGQTGTGKTFTMEGVRAVPELRGIIPNSFAHIFGHIAKAEGDTRFLVRVSYLEIYNEEVRDLLGKDQTQRLEVKERPDVGVYIKDLSAYVVNNADDMDRIMTLGHKNRSVGATNMNEHSSRSHAIFTITIECSEKGVDGNMHVRMGKLHLVDLAGSERQAKTGATGQRLKEATKINLSLSTLGNVISALVDGKSTHVPYRNSKLTRLLQDSLGGNSKTMMCANIGPADYNYDETISTLRYANRAKNIKNKARINEDPKDALLRQFQKEIEELKKKLEEGEEISGSETSSSEEEDEDDDGEIGEDGEKRKKRRGKKKVSPDKMVEMQAKIEEERKALETKLDMEEEERNKARAELEKREKDLLKAQQEHQTLLEKLSALEKKVIVGGVDLLAKAEEQEKLLEESNMELEERRKRAEQLRKELEEKEQERLDIEEKYTSLQEEAQGKTKKLKKVWTMLMAAKSEMADLQQEHQREIEGLLENIRQLSRELRLQMLIIDNFIPQDYQEMIENYVHWNEDIGEWQLKCVAYTGNNMRKQTPVLDKKEKDPFEVDLSHVYLAYTEESLRQSLMKLERPRTSKGRSRPKTGRRKRSAKPGAVIDSLLQ; this comes from the exons ATGCCg ATCAACAAGGCCGAGAAGCTGGACAGGCCGGAGAGCTGCGACAATGTCAAGGTGGTTGTCCGCTGCCGGCCCCTCAACGAGCGAGAGAAGGCGACGGGCTACAAGATGGCAGTCAGCGTGGACGAGATGAGGGGGACGATAACGGTTCACAAAACAGACTCGTCCAATGAGCCGCCCAAAACCTTCACGTTTGACACGGTGTTTGGGCCAGAGAGCAAGCAGCTGGATGTCTACAACCTAACTGCAAGGCCGATTATTGACTCCGTCTTGGAAGGATACAATG GCACTATTTTTGCGTATGGGCAAACTGGAACAGGCAAGACTTTTACCATGGAAGGGGTCAGAGCAGTTCCTGAGCTTAGAGGCATCATTCCGAATTCCTTTGCACATATATTTGGTCACATTGCCAAAGCTGAGGGGGATACAAG GTTTTTAGTTCGTGTGTCTTACCTGGAAATTTACAATGAAGAAGTGCGGGACCTGCTAGGAAAAGACCAGACGCAGAGGTTGGAG GTTAAAGAGAGACCTGATGTGGGAGTTTATATCAAAGACCTTTCAGCTTATGTCGTAAACAATGCAGATGATATGGACAGGATCATGACTCTGGGCCACAAGAACC GTTCCGTTGGTGCCACAAACATGAATGAGCACAGTTCCCGTTCGCACGCCATCTTCACCATCACCATCGAGTGCAGCGAGAAGGGGGTTGATGGAAACATGCATGTGCGCATGGGCAAGCTGCACCTGGTCGATCTTGCT GGCTCGGAAAGACAGGCAAAAACTGGAGCAACGGGGCAGCGACTGAAAGAAGCTACAAAGATCAACCTTTCTCTTTCCACACTGGGCAACGTCATCTCAGCACTGGTGGATGGCAAGAGCACTCATGTGCCCTACCGTAACTCCAAGCTTACACGGCTCCTTCAGGATTCCCTGGGGGGCAACTCCAAAACCATGATG TGTGCAAACATTGGCCCAGCAGACTACAACTATGATGAGACTATCAGCACTCTCAGGTACGCAAACCGAGCCAAGAATATTAAGAACAAGGCCAGGATTAACGAAGACCCCAAGGATGCTTTGCTGCGTCagtttcaaaaagaaattgaagagcTTAAGAAAAAACTGGAAGAAG GGGAAGAGATATCTGGTTCTGAGACGAGCTCTTCTGAAGAagaggatgaagatgatgatgggGAGATCGGAGAGGACGGAGAGAAGCGGAAGAAACGACGGG gcaaaaagaaagttTCCCCTGATAAGATGGTAGAGATGCAAGCAAAGAttgaagaggagagaaaagctcTTGAAACTAAGCTTGAtatggaagaagaagaaagaaataaagccaGAGCTGAactggagaagagagaaaaagatttgcTTAAAGCTCA ACAAGAGCACCAGACCCTGTTGGAGAAACTGTCTGCGTTGGAGAAAAAGGTGATTGTAGGAGGAGTGGACTTGCTGGcaaaagcagaagaacaagaaaagcttCTGGAAGAATCAAATATGGAGTTGGAAGAACGAAGGAAGAGAGCAGAACAGCTTCGCAAGGAGCttgaggagaaggag CAAGAACGCTTGGACATTGAGGAGAAGTACACCAGCCTCCAGGAAGAAGCACAGGGGAAAACCAAAAAACTGAAGAAAGTTTGGACCATGCTTATGGCTGCAAAATCAGAG ATGGCAGATCTGCAACAAGAGCATCAGAGAGAGATTGAAGGCTTATTAGAGAATATTCGACAGCTGAGCAGGGAGCTTCGTCTTCAGATGCTTATCATAGACAACTTCATTCCTCAGGACTACCAG GAAATGATCGAAAACTATGTTCACTGGAATGAAGACATTGGAGAATGGCAGCTG aaatgtgtTGCATATACCGGAAACAATATGAGGAAACAGACTCCTGTCCtggacaaaaaggaaaaagat CCCTTTGAGGTGGATCTTTCCCATGTTTACTTAGCTTACACGGAAGAAAGCTTGAGGCAATCTCTGATGAAACTGGAGAGGCCAAGGACTTCAAAAGGAAGATCTAGGCCCAAGACTGGTAGAAG AAAACGTTCTGCAAAGCCAGGAGCTGTCATTGACTCCCTGCTGCAGTAG
- the KIF3A gene encoding kinesin-like protein KIF3A isoform X2 gives MEGVRAVPELRGIIPNSFAHIFGHIAKAEGDTRFLVRVSYLEIYNEEVRDLLGKDQTQRLEVKERPDVGVYIKDLSAYVVNNADDMDRIMTLGHKNRSVGATNMNEHSSRSHAIFTITIECSEKGVDGNMHVRMGKLHLVDLAGSERQAKTGATGQRLKEATKINLSLSTLGNVISALVDGKSTHVPYRNSKLTRLLQDSLGGNSKTMMCANIGPADYNYDETISTLRYANRAKNIKNKARINEDPKDALLRQFQKEIEELKKKLEEGEEISGSETSSSEEEDEDDDGEIGEDGEKRKKRRGKKKVSPDKMVEMQAKIEEERKALETKLDMEEEERNKARAELEKREKDLLKAQQEHQTLLEKLSALEKKVIVGGVDLLAKAEEQEKLLEESNMELEERRKRAEQLRKELEEKEQERLDIEEKYTSLQEEAQGKTKKLKKVWTMLMAAKSEMADLQQEHQREIEGLLENIRQLSRELRLQMLIIDNFIPQDYQEMIENYVHWNEDIGEWQLKCVAYTGNNMRKQTPVLDKKEKDPFEVDLSHVYLAYTEESLRQSLMKLERPRTSKGRSRPKTGRRKRSAKPGAVIDSLLQ, from the exons ATGGAAGGGGTCAGAGCAGTTCCTGAGCTTAGAGGCATCATTCCGAATTCCTTTGCACATATATTTGGTCACATTGCCAAAGCTGAGGGGGATACAAG GTTTTTAGTTCGTGTGTCTTACCTGGAAATTTACAATGAAGAAGTGCGGGACCTGCTAGGAAAAGACCAGACGCAGAGGTTGGAG GTTAAAGAGAGACCTGATGTGGGAGTTTATATCAAAGACCTTTCAGCTTATGTCGTAAACAATGCAGATGATATGGACAGGATCATGACTCTGGGCCACAAGAACC GTTCCGTTGGTGCCACAAACATGAATGAGCACAGTTCCCGTTCGCACGCCATCTTCACCATCACCATCGAGTGCAGCGAGAAGGGGGTTGATGGAAACATGCATGTGCGCATGGGCAAGCTGCACCTGGTCGATCTTGCT GGCTCGGAAAGACAGGCAAAAACTGGAGCAACGGGGCAGCGACTGAAAGAAGCTACAAAGATCAACCTTTCTCTTTCCACACTGGGCAACGTCATCTCAGCACTGGTGGATGGCAAGAGCACTCATGTGCCCTACCGTAACTCCAAGCTTACACGGCTCCTTCAGGATTCCCTGGGGGGCAACTCCAAAACCATGATG TGTGCAAACATTGGCCCAGCAGACTACAACTATGATGAGACTATCAGCACTCTCAGGTACGCAAACCGAGCCAAGAATATTAAGAACAAGGCCAGGATTAACGAAGACCCCAAGGATGCTTTGCTGCGTCagtttcaaaaagaaattgaagagcTTAAGAAAAAACTGGAAGAAG GGGAAGAGATATCTGGTTCTGAGACGAGCTCTTCTGAAGAagaggatgaagatgatgatgggGAGATCGGAGAGGACGGAGAGAAGCGGAAGAAACGACGGG gcaaaaagaaagttTCCCCTGATAAGATGGTAGAGATGCAAGCAAAGAttgaagaggagagaaaagctcTTGAAACTAAGCTTGAtatggaagaagaagaaagaaataaagccaGAGCTGAactggagaagagagaaaaagatttgcTTAAAGCTCA ACAAGAGCACCAGACCCTGTTGGAGAAACTGTCTGCGTTGGAGAAAAAGGTGATTGTAGGAGGAGTGGACTTGCTGGcaaaagcagaagaacaagaaaagcttCTGGAAGAATCAAATATGGAGTTGGAAGAACGAAGGAAGAGAGCAGAACAGCTTCGCAAGGAGCttgaggagaaggag CAAGAACGCTTGGACATTGAGGAGAAGTACACCAGCCTCCAGGAAGAAGCACAGGGGAAAACCAAAAAACTGAAGAAAGTTTGGACCATGCTTATGGCTGCAAAATCAGAG ATGGCAGATCTGCAACAAGAGCATCAGAGAGAGATTGAAGGCTTATTAGAGAATATTCGACAGCTGAGCAGGGAGCTTCGTCTTCAGATGCTTATCATAGACAACTTCATTCCTCAGGACTACCAG GAAATGATCGAAAACTATGTTCACTGGAATGAAGACATTGGAGAATGGCAGCTG aaatgtgtTGCATATACCGGAAACAATATGAGGAAACAGACTCCTGTCCtggacaaaaaggaaaaagat CCCTTTGAGGTGGATCTTTCCCATGTTTACTTAGCTTACACGGAAGAAAGCTTGAGGCAATCTCTGATGAAACTGGAGAGGCCAAGGACTTCAAAAGGAAGATCTAGGCCCAAGACTGGTAGAAG AAAACGTTCTGCAAAGCCAGGAGCTGTCATTGACTCCCTGCTGCAGTAG
- the IL4 gene encoding interleukin-4 gives MSTSFSVLLAFLALLACHGHEAAVLEHSIFLKESIRLLGEILSTQVSCDKTNVTNVFAGNETGTDMELLCKASTVVFESLSCHKPLKGIYLNLLHIVTKSTSLKVRQRRSPRGAQPPESQHPVPLPFPGHLRRALCCVPGCCFPAAGL, from the exons ATGAGCACCTCCTTCTCCGTCCTGCTCGCCTTCCTGGCGCTGCTGGCCTGCCACGGCCACGAGGCCGCGGTGCTGGAGCACTCGATCTTTCTGAAGGAGAGCATCCGGCTGCTGGGCGAGATCCTCTCCACGCAG GTTTCCTGTGACAAGACGAACGTGACAAACGTTTTTGCAGGCAATGAG ACAGGCACCGACATGGAGCTCCTGTGCAAAGCCTCCACGGTTGTTTTCGAGAGCCTGAGCTGCCACAAACCCCTGAAGGGCATCTACCTCAACTTGCTGCACATCGTGACAAAGAGCACCAGCCTCAAGGTAAGGCAGCGCCGGTCCCCACGAGGGGCACAGCCCCCAGAATCTCAGCACCCTGTGCCTCTCCCCTTTCCTGGGCACCTCAGGCGGGCGCTTTGCTgtgtgcctggctgctgctttccagcagctggGCTTTGA